One Propionispora hippei DSM 15287 genomic region harbors:
- a CDS encoding M16 family metallopeptidase — protein MYCKSTLPNGVRVVSEAIPYVKSVTLGVWVGTGSRSETEHNHGISHFIEHLMFKGTANRSAKDIAEEVDAIGGQLNAFTAKEHTCYYIKVLDTHLELAISILSDMLLTSKFDEEDINREREVVLEEVNMYEDSPDELVHDIHLEKIWPGHQLGSNILGSAASIKKFDQAMVRDYYGRFYTPDNFVIAAAGNFEHKKLLQLTERYFGKLAGRKNQAAVMPPELQPGYSVYSKDTEQVHLCIGMPGVPQGTPDVYGIHILNNILGGGISSRLFQAIREERGLAYSVYSYQTNYSDAGLFSVYAGTRPGNLAQVLELILQNVADLREQGIDEKTLAKTKEQLKGSLLLGLESSSSRMSRLGKLEISLGRYITLDEVVAKIERVTLDDIRRIAVDLFDPQRMCFTALGPVDESIWP, from the coding sequence ATGTACTGTAAATCTACTTTACCAAATGGAGTAAGAGTTGTTTCGGAAGCCATTCCCTATGTCAAGTCGGTGACACTGGGGGTGTGGGTGGGTACTGGTTCCCGTTCTGAAACGGAGCATAATCACGGTATTTCCCATTTTATTGAACATTTGATGTTTAAGGGAACGGCCAACCGCAGTGCCAAAGATATCGCGGAAGAAGTCGATGCCATTGGCGGGCAGTTAAATGCCTTTACGGCCAAGGAACACACCTGTTACTATATTAAAGTGCTGGATACTCATCTGGAATTGGCGATTTCCATTCTTAGCGATATGCTGCTAACCTCCAAATTTGACGAAGAAGATATCAACCGCGAGCGGGAAGTTGTTCTGGAAGAAGTGAATATGTATGAGGACTCGCCCGATGAACTGGTCCATGATATTCATTTGGAGAAAATCTGGCCCGGCCATCAACTGGGCAGCAATATTCTGGGCTCTGCCGCCTCGATCAAGAAGTTTGATCAGGCAATGGTGCGGGACTACTATGGCCGGTTTTATACGCCGGACAATTTTGTCATCGCGGCGGCAGGCAATTTTGAGCACAAAAAATTGCTGCAATTAACGGAACGGTATTTTGGCAAACTAGCCGGACGCAAGAACCAGGCTGCTGTAATGCCGCCCGAACTGCAACCGGGATACAGCGTGTACAGTAAGGATACCGAACAGGTGCATTTGTGCATCGGCATGCCGGGTGTGCCACAGGGGACGCCCGATGTGTACGGCATTCACATCTTAAATAATATATTAGGCGGCGGGATTAGTTCACGGCTGTTTCAAGCCATCCGCGAAGAACGGGGACTGGCCTATTCGGTCTATTCCTATCAGACCAATTACAGTGATGCCGGCTTATTTTCCGTCTATGCCGGAACCAGGCCGGGCAACCTTGCCCAGGTACTTGAATTGATCCTGCAAAATGTAGCTGACTTAAGGGAGCAGGGGATCGATGAAAAAACGTTGGCCAAAACCAAGGAACAGTTAAAGGGAAGCCTGCTATTAGGGCTGGAAAGTTCGAGCAGCAGAATGTCGCGGCTCGGTAAGCTGGAAATCAGTTTGGGACGCTATATCACGCTGGACGAGGTGGTGGCCAAAATCGAGCGGGTGACGCTGGACGATATCAGGCGGATTGCGGTTGACTTGTTTGATCCGCAGCGGATGTGCTTTACGGCGCTAGGGCCTGTGGACGAGTCAATCTGGCCGTAA
- the dut gene encoding dUTP diphosphatase, whose amino-acid sequence MRQRGFELVSAFECSGIALPERKTACSAGYDLAAAAAAELPPGKLALIPTGLKAYMESDEFLGIHIRSSLAIKRGVSLANSQGIIDADYYNNPDNEGHIFIAVRNDSDSPVRIERGERIAQGIFYKYLTADHDTEPTDRRAGGFGSTGR is encoded by the coding sequence ATGAGACAGCGGGGATTTGAATTGGTTTCGGCATTTGAATGCTCCGGTATTGCTTTACCGGAGCGAAAAACGGCCTGCAGTGCCGGCTACGACCTGGCGGCGGCTGCGGCGGCAGAACTGCCGCCAGGCAAACTGGCGCTCATTCCGACAGGTTTAAAAGCCTATATGGAATCGGATGAGTTTTTGGGCATTCACATCCGTTCAAGCTTGGCGATCAAACGGGGCGTGAGCCTGGCCAATAGTCAGGGCATTATTGATGCCGATTATTATAACAACCCTGATAATGAGGGTCATATTTTCATTGCCGTGCGCAACGACAGTGACAGTCCGGTGCGGATTGAGCGGGGCGAACGGATTGCTCAGGGAATTTTTTATAAATACTTAACGGCAGATCATGATACGGAGCCGACCGACCGGCGTGCCGGCGGCTTCGGCAGTACGGGCCGGTAA
- a CDS encoding YlmC/YmxH family sporulation protein, with protein MRLSELSGKEVINIGDGARLGVINECELTFDARTGEIDSLILPVSQSFLHFLSDTKVSAIPWDSVKKIGDDVIIIELQQAGEVSNSRMLRRTGNT; from the coding sequence ATGAGGTTAAGTGAATTATCGGGAAAAGAAGTCATCAATATCGGTGACGGAGCGCGGCTGGGAGTCATTAACGAGTGTGAGCTTACGTTTGATGCCAGAACCGGGGAAATTGACTCCCTGATTCTGCCGGTGAGCCAGAGCTTTTTGCATTTTTTAAGCGATACGAAAGTTTCCGCCATTCCCTGGGACAGTGTTAAAAAAATTGGCGACGATGTCATAATTATTGAGTTGCAGCAGGCAGGAGAAGTGTCGAATTCCCGCATGCTTCGTCGAACCGGCAATACATAG
- the dapB gene encoding 4-hydroxy-tetrahydrodipicolinate reductase: MIRVIVCGAYGKMGREVLKAVYNDKELELVGAMDVNSSFADAGELIGIGKIGVTVGKDLQTVITETKPQVMVDFTNPAAVMPNIRTAIACGVSPVVGTTGLSADDLAEVGRLCSDKKVNALIAPNFAIGAVLMMKMAQDAAKYLPHVEIIELHHDQKLDAPSGTALRTAQLIAEKRGFLKQGHPNEEEKLAGARGSELEGIRIHSVRLPGYVAHQEVIFGGLGQTLTIRHDSISRESFMPGVVLACKRVLTITGLVCGLENILD, encoded by the coding sequence GTGATTAGAGTAATAGTGTGCGGCGCATACGGCAAAATGGGCCGTGAAGTGTTGAAGGCCGTATATAATGACAAGGAATTGGAACTGGTCGGTGCTATGGATGTGAACTCCAGCTTTGCCGATGCCGGCGAACTGATTGGTATAGGCAAGATCGGCGTTACGGTAGGCAAGGATTTACAGACGGTTATCACCGAGACCAAACCGCAGGTTATGGTTGATTTTACTAATCCCGCCGCAGTGATGCCCAACATTCGCACGGCTATTGCCTGTGGTGTAAGTCCTGTTGTGGGTACAACCGGCTTATCAGCGGATGATTTGGCAGAAGTAGGGCGGTTATGCAGCGATAAAAAGGTCAACGCGTTGATTGCGCCTAACTTTGCTATTGGGGCCGTATTAATGATGAAAATGGCGCAGGACGCGGCAAAGTATCTTCCTCATGTGGAAATTATCGAACTGCATCATGACCAGAAGCTGGATGCTCCCTCCGGTACGGCGCTGCGGACGGCACAGTTGATTGCCGAAAAGCGGGGTTTCTTAAAACAGGGCCATCCGAACGAAGAGGAAAAACTGGCCGGTGCCCGAGGCAGCGAACTGGAGGGTATTCGTATCCATAGCGTCAGACTGCCTGGCTATGTCGCCCATCAGGAGGTTATTTTCGGCGGCTTGGGGCAGACTTTGACCATCCGTCATGATTCGATCTCCCGTGAGTCATTCATGCCCGGCGTGGTGCTTGCCTGCAAGCGGGTACTTACTATCACGGGGCTGGTTTGTGGTTTGGAGAACATTTTGGACTAA
- a CDS encoding aspartate-semialdehyde dehydrogenase: MKKYNVAILGATGAVGKEFLELIEERNFPFAELKLLASSRSAGKKIDFMGKTYTVEEAKPESFENVQIALFAGGAASKALAPEAVKRGAVVIDNSSAFRMDPKVPLVIPEVNPEAIKEHQGIIANPNCSTIIMLMALKPIYDKAKIKRIVVSTYQAVSGAGKEAIDELENQVVAHIQRASIEANILPGASLPKHYQIAFNLLPQIDVFVDGDYTKEEMKMVHETHKILGDHTIGISPTAVRVPVFRSHSESINLELAEPLSAQEARNLLSAFPGVVVEDEPADMVYPMPLLTSGKNDVAVGRIREDKSVPYGLNLWVVGDQIRKGAALNALQIAEYMIGHNLV; this comes from the coding sequence ATGAAAAAATATAATGTTGCAATACTCGGGGCTACTGGCGCAGTAGGCAAGGAGTTTCTGGAACTGATTGAAGAGCGTAATTTTCCGTTTGCCGAATTGAAACTATTGGCTTCCTCCCGTTCGGCAGGTAAAAAAATCGACTTTATGGGAAAAACTTATACTGTAGAAGAAGCCAAACCGGAATCCTTTGAAAATGTACAGATTGCTTTATTTGCCGGCGGCGCGGCGAGTAAGGCTCTGGCTCCCGAGGCTGTAAAGCGCGGCGCCGTCGTCATTGACAATTCCAGCGCCTTTCGCATGGATCCGAAGGTGCCCTTGGTCATTCCCGAGGTAAATCCTGAGGCGATTAAAGAACATCAAGGCATTATCGCCAATCCGAACTGTTCTACTATTATTATGCTGATGGCATTAAAGCCGATTTATGACAAAGCGAAGATTAAACGGATCGTCGTATCGACCTATCAGGCCGTTTCCGGTGCCGGTAAAGAAGCGATTGATGAACTGGAAAATCAGGTGGTTGCCCATATTCAACGGGCGTCGATCGAAGCTAATATTCTGCCGGGCGCCAGCCTGCCGAAGCATTACCAAATCGCTTTTAATCTGCTGCCGCAGATCGATGTGTTTGTTGACGGCGATTATACCAAGGAAGAAATGAAAATGGTTCATGAAACACACAAAATTCTGGGTGACCATACAATCGGCATTTCGCCCACAGCCGTGCGGGTCCCGGTGTTCCGCAGTCATTCCGAGTCGATCAATCTGGAACTGGCAGAACCGTTGTCGGCCCAGGAGGCCCGGAATTTATTGAGCGCTTTCCCCGGTGTTGTGGTGGAGGATGAGCCGGCAGATATGGTGTATCCTATGCCGCTGCTTACCTCCGGCAAAAACGATGTGGCCGTAGGACGTATCCGGGAGGACAAATCGGTACCGTACGGCTTGAACCTCTGGGTTGTAGGCGATCAAATCCGCAAAGGCGCGGCTTTGAACGCACTGCAGATTGCGGAATACATGATTGGACATAATTTAGTTTGA
- the dapG gene encoding aspartate kinase — MRIIVQKFGGTSVANEDVRKLVVGKVEKVRSQGYSPVVVVSAMGRKGENYATDTLIGLARTANKNIAARELDHMMYCGEMISAVIMAGTLQAAGMDAVMLTGGQAGIITDNHFGRARILKIEPSRIISLIKAGRIPVVCGFQGMTTEGEFTTLGRGGSDTTAAALGATLSAEMIEIYTDVDGIMTADPRMVKSAQILDCISYGEVCQLAHQGAKVIHPRAVEIAMQKNIPLIVKSTFSDEPGTLITNIGQDENGGTIVSDRIATGVTSLSNIAQIRVNIDAGAAHGSSFQVFKLMAESCISVDLINVHPGQIMFTVAGDAAERAVNRLREGGYQVAVTYDCAKVSVVGGGMREVPGVMASFVEALATNKISILQTVDSHTSISALVKREDVQAAVLALHEKFGLAG; from the coding sequence ATGCGTATAATTGTCCAGAAATTTGGCGGCACATCGGTCGCCAATGAGGATGTTAGAAAACTGGTGGTAGGCAAGGTGGAAAAAGTGCGCAGCCAGGGCTACAGCCCGGTGGTTGTGGTATCCGCTATGGGTCGCAAAGGGGAGAATTACGCTACAGATACCCTTATCGGCCTGGCCCGGACCGCCAATAAAAACATTGCCGCACGGGAACTTGACCATATGATGTATTGCGGTGAAATGATTTCGGCAGTGATTATGGCCGGCACATTGCAGGCAGCCGGCATGGATGCCGTTATGCTGACCGGCGGGCAGGCCGGCATTATTACCGACAATCATTTTGGCCGCGCCCGGATTTTAAAGATTGAGCCGTCCCGCATTATAAGCCTGATTAAGGCTGGCCGGATTCCGGTCGTTTGCGGTTTTCAGGGGATGACCACCGAAGGGGAGTTCACCACGCTGGGCCGCGGCGGTAGTGATACGACAGCGGCGGCGCTCGGCGCGACACTGTCGGCGGAAATGATCGAAATCTATACCGATGTCGACGGGATTATGACAGCCGATCCGCGGATGGTGAAGAGTGCGCAGATTCTTGACTGTATCAGCTATGGCGAGGTTTGCCAACTGGCGCACCAGGGAGCCAAGGTCATTCATCCCCGGGCGGTGGAAATTGCCATGCAGAAAAATATTCCTTTAATTGTTAAGTCCACCTTCTCCGACGAACCGGGAACACTGATTACGAACATCGGTCAGGATGAGAACGGCGGAACTATTGTTAGCGATCGGATTGCCACTGGCGTAACCTCACTGAGCAATATTGCCCAGATTCGGGTAAATATTGATGCCGGAGCTGCTCATGGTTCGAGCTTTCAGGTGTTTAAGCTGATGGCCGAAAGCTGCATCAGCGTGGATTTGATTAACGTTCATCCCGGACAGATTATGTTTACTGTGGCGGGAGATGCCGCTGAACGGGCTGTTAACCGGCTGCGGGAAGGCGGTTATCAGGTAGCCGTAACCTATGACTGCGCCAAGGTATCGGTGGTCGGCGGCGGCATGCGGGAAGTACCCGGCGTTATGGCCAGCTTTGTGGAGGCGTTGGCTACCAATAAGATATCCATTCTGCAAACAGTCGACTCCCATACTTCCATATCCGCCCTGGTGAAACGGGAGGATGTGCAGGCGGCGGTATTGGCGTTGCATGAAAAGTTTGGCCTAGCAGGGTGA
- the dapA gene encoding 4-hydroxy-tetrahydrodipicolinate synthase, whose translation MRNFGRVFTAMVTPFHEDLRVNYAAAAQLATHLAANGSDGLVIAGTTGESPTLTQEEKLNLFSTVLEAVGDRVTVIAGTGSNDTQHSIEMTREAEKLGVHGAMLVGPYYNKPNQEGYYQHFKAIAESTALPLIVYNVPGRTGSNISPDTIVRLAAIKNIVAVKEASGSLDQASEIVRRAPAGFMVYSGDDSLTLPILAVGGVGVISVASHIIGRQIQNMIAAFAAGDVRQAQAIHGSIFPFYKLMFINSNPIPVKTAVNLLGLSAGPCRLPLTTASAGEVEQIKESMRQLGIM comes from the coding sequence GTGAGGAATTTTGGCAGAGTGTTTACAGCGATGGTTACTCCTTTTCATGAGGATTTGCGGGTTAATTATGCTGCCGCTGCTCAGTTAGCTACACATTTGGCTGCCAATGGTTCGGACGGTTTGGTGATCGCGGGAACTACCGGTGAATCGCCGACCTTAACACAGGAAGAAAAACTGAATTTATTCAGTACCGTCTTGGAGGCGGTGGGCGACCGGGTTACCGTTATTGCCGGAACCGGCTCAAATGATACACAGCATTCCATCGAAATGACCAGGGAAGCGGAAAAACTGGGTGTCCATGGCGCCATGCTGGTAGGCCCCTATTATAATAAGCCCAATCAGGAAGGGTATTATCAGCACTTTAAAGCCATTGCCGAGTCCACAGCGCTACCGTTGATTGTATATAATGTACCCGGCCGTACGGGGTCCAATATTTCACCGGACACCATCGTCCGGCTGGCGGCCATCAAAAACATCGTGGCGGTGAAAGAAGCCAGCGGTTCACTGGATCAGGCTTCGGAGATCGTGCGGCGGGCACCGGCCGGTTTTATGGTGTACAGCGGTGACGACAGCCTGACACTGCCTATTCTGGCAGTCGGTGGCGTTGGCGTAATCAGTGTGGCCAGTCATATTATCGGCCGACAGATTCAAAATATGATTGCCGCTTTTGCCGCTGGCGATGTCCGGCAGGCTCAGGCCATTCACGGGAGCATTTTTCCGTTTTATAAATTGATGTTCATTAACAGCAACCCCATACCGGTTAAAACAGCCGTTAATCTGCTGGGATTGTCGGCAGGCCCCTGCCGGCTGCCGCTGACGACGGCGTCTGCCGGGGAAGTGGAGCAGATTAAAGAGAGCATGCGGCAACTGGGCATTATGTAA
- a CDS encoding ribonuclease J, whose amino-acid sequence MAKLPQKLQIIPLGGLGEIGKNMTVVRCGDDIVVIDSGLMFPEDDMLGIDLVIPDISYLLDNRDLVRAIVLTHGHEDHIGALPYVLKQLDVPVYGTRLTLGILENRLKENHLTNAQLVAVTPGSQIQAGAFTVGFIRVSHSIADSVALFIKTPVGTIVHTGDFKLDQTPVDGKVTDFHRFAELGDQGVLVMLADSTNAERPGYTMSERSVGVTFDETFRTAKDRIIIATFSSNVHRVQQAVDMACKYKRKVAVLGRSMVNVVNIALELGYLNIPEGVLIDIDQINQYPASAIVILTTGSQGEPMSALTRMAMSDHRKVDIVPGDTVVISATPIPGNEKLVARTIDYLLRQGADVVYEATSGIHVSGHASQEELKLMHNLIRPKFFIPVHGEYRHLKKHAKLAQDMGMAKENIFVAENGQVLEFTKDRGMIAGKVTAGNILVDGLGVGDVGNIVLRDRKQLSQDGILIVVVTMEKQGGVAAGPDIVSRGFVYVRESEQLMEEAREKVKQALEKCQTNNITEWAAIKNNVRDALGKYLYDRTRRRPMILPIIMEV is encoded by the coding sequence TTGGCAAAGTTACCGCAAAAACTTCAAATTATTCCTTTGGGAGGATTGGGAGAGATAGGAAAGAACATGACAGTGGTCCGCTGTGGCGACGACATTGTTGTGATTGACTCCGGCCTCATGTTTCCTGAGGATGACATGCTAGGGATCGATTTAGTCATTCCCGATATTTCGTACCTGCTTGACAACCGTGATTTGGTGCGCGCCATCGTGCTGACTCACGGACATGAAGATCATATCGGCGCCCTGCCGTATGTCTTAAAGCAGCTTGATGTACCGGTGTATGGGACGCGCCTGACACTGGGCATATTAGAAAACCGGTTGAAGGAAAACCATCTTACCAATGCGCAATTGGTGGCTGTGACACCGGGCAGCCAAATTCAGGCCGGAGCTTTTACCGTCGGCTTTATCCGGGTCAGCCACAGCATTGCCGACAGTGTGGCTTTATTTATCAAGACGCCGGTGGGAACTATCGTTCATACGGGCGACTTCAAATTGGATCAAACGCCGGTAGACGGCAAAGTGACCGACTTCCACAGATTTGCCGAACTGGGGGACCAGGGAGTCCTCGTCATGCTGGCAGACAGCACCAATGCCGAACGACCCGGCTATACGATGAGCGAACGGTCGGTGGGAGTCACTTTTGATGAAACCTTTCGTACCGCCAAAGACCGTATCATTATCGCCACATTTTCTTCCAACGTGCACCGTGTCCAGCAGGCTGTCGATATGGCCTGCAAGTATAAGCGCAAAGTGGCCGTATTGGGACGGAGCATGGTCAATGTTGTTAATATCGCGCTGGAACTTGGTTATCTGAATATTCCGGAGGGAGTATTGATTGACATTGATCAGATCAATCAGTACCCTGCTTCTGCGATTGTCATTCTGACCACCGGGAGCCAGGGCGAGCCGATGTCGGCCCTGACCCGTATGGCGATGTCGGATCACCGGAAGGTCGATATCGTTCCCGGCGACACCGTCGTCATTTCCGCTACGCCTATACCGGGCAACGAAAAGCTGGTGGCCCGGACGATTGACTATTTGCTGCGCCAAGGCGCCGACGTTGTTTATGAAGCGACTTCAGGCATCCATGTTTCCGGCCATGCCAGCCAGGAAGAGCTTAAGCTGATGCATAATCTGATTCGTCCTAAATTTTTCATACCCGTCCATGGCGAATACCGCCATTTGAAGAAGCATGCCAAACTGGCGCAGGACATGGGAATGGCCAAGGAAAACATCTTTGTAGCCGAGAATGGACAAGTTTTGGAGTTTACCAAAGACAGAGGTATGATCGCCGGAAAGGTTACGGCCGGTAACATTTTAGTGGATGGCCTGGGAGTTGGCGATGTCGGCAATATTGTACTCCGTGACCGGAAACAATTATCTCAGGATGGCATACTCATCGTCGTCGTCACCATGGAAAAACAAGGTGGTGTGGCGGCAGGTCCTGATATCGTTTCCCGCGGCTTCGTATATGTCCGCGAATCGGAACAATTGATGGAAGAGGCCAGGGAAAAGGTAAAACAGGCGTTGGAAAAATGCCAGACCAATAATATTACCGAATGGGCGGCGATTAAAAATAATGTCCGCGATGCGCTGGGCAAATATCTGTATGACCGGACCCGCCGCCGTCCGATGATTCTGCCGATTATTATGGAAGTATGA
- a CDS encoding ATP-dependent Clp protease proteolytic subunit yields MMIKSSNPVIPEPGTQPETPVVPDTQKKSKRAKKATGPADNIQELGTAEVPVAKSNIHVMTIIGQIEGHMVLPPQNKTTKYEHIMPQLVAIEQNPEIEGLLLLLNTVGGDVEAGLAIAELIASMSKPSVSIVLGGGHSIGAPIAVSATHSFIVESASMTIHPIRLTGLVIGAPSSFDYLEKMQERVNKFVVTHSKITEKKWKELLYKTGELSRDIGTSVVGKDAVHYGLIDEIGGIAQAQLTLQQLITANKADKGLKQ; encoded by the coding sequence ATGATGATAAAGAGCAGCAATCCTGTTATTCCTGAGCCGGGAACACAGCCTGAAACGCCGGTAGTGCCTGATACGCAGAAGAAAAGTAAGCGGGCTAAGAAAGCGACCGGCCCGGCTGACAATATTCAGGAACTGGGAACTGCCGAAGTTCCAGTGGCCAAAAGTAACATTCATGTCATGACCATCATCGGTCAGATTGAGGGGCATATGGTGCTGCCGCCCCAGAATAAAACCACCAAATATGAACATATCATGCCGCAGTTGGTGGCTATTGAACAAAACCCGGAGATTGAAGGTCTATTGCTGTTGTTAAATACTGTAGGCGGTGACGTGGAAGCGGGATTGGCCATTGCCGAGTTGATTGCCAGTATGTCCAAACCCTCGGTGTCTATTGTGCTTGGCGGCGGCCATAGTATTGGCGCGCCCATTGCCGTATCGGCTACGCATTCTTTCATTGTCGAAAGTGCCAGCATGACCATTCATCCGATTAGACTGACCGGACTGGTGATCGGAGCACCCAGTTCGTTTGATTATCTGGAAAAGATGCAGGAGCGGGTGAATAAATTTGTGGTAACCCATTCCAAGATTACGGAAAAAAAGTGGAAGGAATTGTTGTATAAAACAGGTGAACTTTCGCGGGATATCGGAACCTCAGTTGTCGGCAAGGATGCCGTACATTATGGCCTGATCGACGAAATCGGCGGGATTGCTCAGGCCCAGCTTACCTTGCAGCAACTGATTACCGCTAATAAGGCCGATAAGGGGTTGAAACAATAA
- a CDS encoding YlzJ-like family protein — protein sequence MLLWTIMPLESIFPAEPYQPDYEEVTLGQSRVLMERINARQCKVVRLITTDPGEYLDPRLQPGTVVAYSSSPTSLNS from the coding sequence ATGCTGCTCTGGACGATTATGCCTCTGGAGTCGATTTTTCCGGCCGAACCATATCAGCCGGACTATGAGGAAGTCACGCTTGGCCAAAGCCGGGTTTTAATGGAAAGAATCAACGCCCGGCAATGTAAAGTGGTCCGGCTGATCACGACCGATCCTGGCGAATACCTGGATCCTAGGCTGCAGCCGGGAACAGTTGTGGCCTATTCCAGTAGTCCGACAAGCCTAAATTCATAG